One Xyrauchen texanus isolate HMW12.3.18 chromosome 34, RBS_HiC_50CHRs, whole genome shotgun sequence genomic window carries:
- the LOC127627655 gene encoding uncharacterized protein LOC127627655 isoform X1 — translation MKGSSKLFCGLLVSYLCLRATGSTEQLSVIQCPANITVYEGTSAQIKCCWINISRPLKVSWLKNEKTISAGKQHLQEQSCSTLNLTNITKNDTGNYVCKVIKDIPYLLEVMGNKTVLTVTEKCNSGNATTKEKLSYTSQTTRTAVTRSSDTSSITTSNLILPLSLVTAIGLLTFCLAFIFCKKRNSCKNAEQMDIQQIPQCEGEEHANMEERLSTNSSQGSIQWYHVPLYWSYFDVQRDEDQSQPE, via the exons ATGAAGGGCTCATCTAAACTCTTCTGTGGGCTCCTCGTGTCATACTTGTGTCTTAGAG CCACAGGTTCAACGGAGCAGTTATCTGTGATACAGTGCCCCGCCAACATTACTGTATATGAGGGAACTTCTGCTCAAATCAAATGCTGCTGGATTAACATCAGCCGTCCATTGAAAGTTAGTTGGCTTAAGAATGAGAAAACCATTTCAGCTGGAAAGCAGCACCTCCAAGAGCAGAGCTGTTCTACACTAAACCTCACAAACATAACTAAAAATGACACAGGAAATTATGTTTGTAAAGTGATTAAAGACATACCATACCTGCTTGAGGTGATGGGAAATAAAACAGTCCTAACAGTCACTGAAAAATGCAACTCAGGCAATGCAACTACTAAAG AAAAACTTAGTTATACTTCTCAAACAACTAGAACTGCTGTGACAAGAAGTTCTGATACATCCTCAATCACAACCTCAAATCTGATCCTGCCTTTGTCCCTGGTCACTGCCATCGGCTTACTGACCTTCTGCTTGGCCTTCATCTTCTGCAAGAAGAGGAACTCCTGCAAAAATGCAG AACAAATGGACATTCAGCAGATACCTCAATGTGAGGGGGAGGAGCATGCAAACATGGAGGAGAGGCTTAGCACAAACTCCTCCCAAGGATCTATCCAATGG TATCACGTCCCTCTTTATTGGTCTTACTTTGATGTACAGAGGGATGAAGACCAAAGTCAACCAGAATAG
- the LOC127627655 gene encoding uncharacterized protein LOC127627655 isoform X2: MKGSSKLFCGLLVSYLCLRGSTEQLSVIQCPANITVYEGTSAQIKCCWINISRPLKVSWLKNEKTISAGKQHLQEQSCSTLNLTNITKNDTGNYVCKVIKDIPYLLEVMGNKTVLTVTEKCNSGNATTKEKLSYTSQTTRTAVTRSSDTSSITTSNLILPLSLVTAIGLLTFCLAFIFCKKRNSCKNAEQMDIQQIPQCEGEEHANMEERLSTNSSQGSIQWYHVPLYWSYFDVQRDEDQSQPE, translated from the exons ATGAAGGGCTCATCTAAACTCTTCTGTGGGCTCCTCGTGTCATACTTGTGTCTTAGAG GTTCAACGGAGCAGTTATCTGTGATACAGTGCCCCGCCAACATTACTGTATATGAGGGAACTTCTGCTCAAATCAAATGCTGCTGGATTAACATCAGCCGTCCATTGAAAGTTAGTTGGCTTAAGAATGAGAAAACCATTTCAGCTGGAAAGCAGCACCTCCAAGAGCAGAGCTGTTCTACACTAAACCTCACAAACATAACTAAAAATGACACAGGAAATTATGTTTGTAAAGTGATTAAAGACATACCATACCTGCTTGAGGTGATGGGAAATAAAACAGTCCTAACAGTCACTGAAAAATGCAACTCAGGCAATGCAACTACTAAAG AAAAACTTAGTTATACTTCTCAAACAACTAGAACTGCTGTGACAAGAAGTTCTGATACATCCTCAATCACAACCTCAAATCTGATCCTGCCTTTGTCCCTGGTCACTGCCATCGGCTTACTGACCTTCTGCTTGGCCTTCATCTTCTGCAAGAAGAGGAACTCCTGCAAAAATGCAG AACAAATGGACATTCAGCAGATACCTCAATGTGAGGGGGAGGAGCATGCAAACATGGAGGAGAGGCTTAGCACAAACTCCTCCCAAGGATCTATCCAATGG TATCACGTCCCTCTTTATTGGTCTTACTTTGATGTACAGAGGGATGAAGACCAAAGTCAACCAGAATAG